The Listeria welshimeri serovar 6b str. SLCC5334 genome has a window encoding:
- a CDS encoding aldo/keto reductase yields MEYVKFGNTGMDVSKICLGTMGFGDKDKWVHKWVLDEANSRPIIKKALDLGINFFDTANIYSYGESEKIVGRAIKDYANRDDVVLATKVHQTMRPDRPNSGGLSRKTILSEIDYSLKRLETDYVDLYIIHRFDENTPIEETMEALHDVVKSGKARYIGASAMYAWQFQKAQRVAEKNGWTKFVSMQNHYNMIYREEEREMIPFCRDEKIAITPYSPLASGRLTRDFSETTYRSETDSIQKSKYDGMMNSDQAIIERVAELAETHHVSRDKIALAWLLNKEEITSPIIGAQKESHLESAVGALDIKLTAAEITYLEELYIPHPVVGALPTTK; encoded by the coding sequence ATGGAATATGTTAAATTTGGTAATACGGGAATGGATGTTTCGAAAATCTGTTTAGGAACAATGGGGTTTGGTGATAAAGACAAATGGGTTCATAAATGGGTATTGGACGAGGCGAATAGTCGGCCGATTATTAAAAAAGCACTTGATTTGGGCATTAACTTCTTTGATACAGCCAATATTTATTCTTATGGCGAAAGTGAAAAAATAGTTGGGCGTGCAATCAAAGATTATGCTAACCGAGATGATGTGGTCTTAGCAACAAAAGTCCATCAAACGATGCGCCCAGACCGCCCGAATAGCGGTGGTTTATCCAGAAAAACAATTTTAAGTGAAATTGATTATAGTTTAAAACGATTAGAAACTGATTATGTTGATTTATATATTATTCATCGTTTTGATGAAAACACACCGATTGAAGAAACGATGGAAGCTTTACATGATGTTGTTAAATCGGGTAAAGCGCGCTACATTGGTGCGAGCGCAATGTATGCTTGGCAGTTCCAAAAAGCACAGAGAGTTGCAGAAAAAAATGGATGGACAAAATTTGTTTCCATGCAGAATCACTACAACATGATTTATCGTGAAGAAGAAAGAGAGATGATTCCATTTTGTCGTGATGAAAAAATCGCTATTACACCATATAGTCCGCTAGCATCAGGCAGACTAACCCGCGATTTTTCGGAAACTACTTATCGTTCTGAAACAGACTCAATTCAAAAATCAAAATATGATGGAATGATGAATTCCGATCAAGCTATTATCGAACGTGTAGCTGAACTTGCTGAAACGCATCACGTGTCACGAGATAAAATTGCACTCGCTTGGTTGTTAAATAAGGAAGAAATCACTTCCCCAATTATTGGTGCACAAAAAGAAAGTCATTTGGAAAGTGCGGTCGGGGCTCTTGATATAAAATTAACAGCCGCAGAAATTACTTATTTAGAAGAGTTATATATTCCGCATCCAGTCGTTGGTGCGCTACCTACAACTAAATAA
- a CDS encoding PTS sugar transporter subunit IIB yields MIQFLRVDHRLLHGQVAVSWFNALDVNTILVANDGVAADDFRKSAIRLAKPEAAKLVMKSIDESIDSINSGVTDKYNLLVVVESVEDAYKLIIGTNGKIPMLNLGGTKQREGTANFSKAVNLTPEEVEKLTALQTQNVDVFMQQVPNEKKVTFEA; encoded by the coding sequence ATGATTCAATTTCTAAGAGTAGACCACCGTTTGTTGCATGGACAAGTAGCAGTATCTTGGTTCAACGCATTAGATGTAAATACAATTTTAGTTGCTAACGATGGGGTAGCAGCGGATGATTTTCGTAAGTCTGCCATCCGTCTAGCTAAACCTGAGGCGGCAAAATTAGTTATGAAGAGTATTGATGAAAGCATTGATTCCATTAATTCGGGAGTTACAGATAAGTATAACTTACTTGTTGTTGTAGAATCAGTTGAAGACGCTTACAAGTTAATAATTGGTACTAATGGAAAAATCCCGATGTTAAATTTAGGCGGAACGAAACAAAGAGAAGGAACTGCTAATTTTTCGAAAGCTGTTAACTTAACACCAGAGGAAGTAGAAAAATTAACTGCACTTCAAACGCAAAACGTAGATGTCTTCATGCAACAAGTACCAAACGAGAAAAAAGTAACTTTTGAAGCATAA
- the alsS gene encoding acetolactate synthase AlsS, with protein sequence MAKLEKDQEKAISKSKSGADLVVDSLINQGVTHVFGIPGAKIDKVFDVMEERGPELIVSRHEQNAAFMAAAIGRLTGKPGVVLVTSGPGASNLATGLVTATAEGDPVVAIAGNVTRQDRLKRTHQSMDNAALFRPITKYSEEVVHAESIPEAITNAFRSASEPNQGAAFVSLPQDIVNETNVPVKAIRPLAKPENGPASKEQVAKLVSRLKKAKLPVLLLGMRASSPEVTGAIRRLLQKTSIPVVETFQAAGVISRDLEDNFFGRVGLFRNQPGDILLNKADLVITVGYDPIEYDPKAWNASGDRTIVHLDDIRADIDHYYQPVTELVGNIALTLDRVNAKFSGLELANKELETLKELHSQLEERDVPPLSDETNRVHPLSVIQTLRSAIDDNVTVTVDVGSHYIWMARHFRSYEPRRLLFSNGMQTLGVALPWGIAATLVHPGEKVVSISGDGGFLFSAMELETAVRLRAPLVHLVWNDGSYDMVAFQQKMKYGKEAAVRFGDVDIVKFAESFGAKGLRVTSPAELADVLKEALETEGPVVVDIPIDYRDNIKLGETLLPDQFY encoded by the coding sequence ATGGCAAAGCTTGAAAAAGACCAAGAAAAAGCAATATCTAAAAGTAAATCAGGAGCGGATTTAGTTGTTGATAGTCTAATTAACCAAGGAGTAACCCATGTTTTTGGAATTCCGGGTGCAAAAATTGATAAAGTTTTTGATGTAATGGAAGAAAGAGGACCTGAATTAATTGTCAGTCGACACGAACAAAATGCAGCTTTTATGGCTGCGGCTATTGGCAGGTTAACAGGAAAACCCGGTGTAGTTCTTGTAACTAGTGGGCCGGGAGCTTCCAATCTTGCTACAGGACTTGTTACTGCAACGGCAGAAGGGGATCCAGTAGTAGCAATTGCAGGAAATGTAACAAGACAAGATCGCTTGAAAAGAACCCACCAATCAATGGATAATGCTGCTCTTTTCCGTCCTATTACAAAATATAGCGAAGAAGTAGTTCACGCTGAGAGCATACCGGAAGCTATTACTAACGCATTTCGTTCTGCTAGTGAGCCTAATCAAGGTGCAGCGTTTGTAAGTTTGCCACAAGATATTGTAAACGAAACAAATGTACCAGTAAAAGCAATTCGACCACTTGCTAAACCTGAAAATGGTCCTGCTTCCAAAGAACAAGTCGCTAAACTCGTTTCTCGCTTGAAAAAAGCGAAATTACCTGTATTACTATTAGGAATGCGTGCATCTAGCCCCGAAGTAACAGGCGCAATCCGTCGCTTACTTCAAAAAACGAGTATTCCTGTAGTAGAAACTTTCCAAGCTGCTGGTGTGATTTCACGAGATTTAGAAGATAATTTCTTTGGGCGTGTGGGACTCTTCCGTAATCAGCCAGGCGATATTTTATTAAATAAAGCGGATTTAGTTATTACGGTAGGTTATGATCCGATTGAATATGATCCAAAAGCTTGGAATGCTTCCGGTGATAGAACCATTGTTCATTTAGACGATATCCGTGCTGATATTGATCATTATTATCAACCTGTGACTGAATTAGTAGGTAACATCGCGCTTACTTTAGACCGAGTGAATGCGAAATTTAGCGGTTTAGAATTAGCAAATAAAGAATTAGAAACTCTAAAAGAACTTCATAGCCAATTAGAAGAAAGAGATGTTCCGCCTTTAAGTGATGAAACAAACCGTGTACACCCGCTATCTGTCATTCAAACGCTTCGTTCAGCGATTGATGATAACGTAACCGTAACGGTCGACGTTGGTTCCCATTATATTTGGATGGCGCGTCATTTCCGTTCCTATGAACCTCGTCGTTTGCTTTTCAGTAACGGTATGCAAACGCTTGGTGTCGCGCTTCCTTGGGGAATTGCTGCAACACTAGTACATCCAGGTGAAAAAGTGGTTTCTATTTCCGGTGATGGAGGTTTCTTATTTTCTGCAATGGAATTAGAGACAGCAGTCCGTCTGCGAGCGCCACTTGTTCACCTTGTATGGAATGATGGTAGCTATGATATGGTAGCTTTTCAACAAAAAATGAAATATGGTAAGGAAGCTGCTGTTCGTTTTGGTGATGTCGATATTGTGAAATTCGCTGAAAGTTTTGGTGCGAAAGGCTTACGAGTAACTAGTCCAGCAGAACTCGCTGATGTGCTAAAAGAAGCGCTAGAAACAGAAGGTCCAGTAGTCGTGGATATTCCGATTGATTATCGCGATAACATCAAACTTGGTGAAACTTTACTACCTGATCAATTTTATTAA
- a CDS encoding ABC transporter substrate-binding protein encodes MKKKWGVIIASLCLLLALSACGGDEKADANEVPTLKWYMIGTPQKDTEEVMKEVNKYTEEKIGVKVEMTQIDWGDYGKRMQTVINSGENFDIAYSAAGEFVSYSQKGAFLPLDKYLDKEGKNMKAELNKVLWEGATIDGKIYGVPSNKEIGEQQVYVFNKDLVDKYKMDVSKVKNFSDLEPLLKTIKENEPSITPIGGNKDFKPAFPYDYLIDNAVPLPFAVNQYEDTGKIVNFYEQEDTLAILKSLHSFYQKGYVTKDIATSTDPWSYDKENWFVRIEKYQPYAESIWDKNTGGKYKVVTQPIAETPIVKNNSVTGAIQAVSVTSQHPEEAVKFLDLLNTDEYLRNLVDKGIEGTHYKELDDGKIQDLPARVERYSMPTYALGNHFILKLYEDEPSDKWDQFKAFNRKSVASPGLGFYFDSSKVRTEIASITNVCNEFAPALLTGTVDPEEYTEKFKSKLNDAGMKKVMKEMQKQYDEYRDSKK; translated from the coding sequence ATGAAAAAGAAATGGGGAGTAATCATCGCATCACTCTGCTTATTGCTAGCTTTAAGTGCATGCGGAGGCGATGAAAAGGCAGATGCAAATGAAGTTCCAACGTTGAAATGGTACATGATTGGTACACCACAAAAAGACACGGAAGAAGTAATGAAAGAAGTAAATAAATATACGGAAGAAAAAATCGGTGTCAAAGTAGAAATGACACAAATTGACTGGGGAGATTACGGTAAACGTATGCAAACGGTCATTAACTCAGGTGAAAACTTTGATATCGCTTATTCTGCAGCAGGAGAATTTGTTTCATACTCTCAAAAAGGTGCTTTCTTGCCATTAGATAAGTATTTAGATAAAGAAGGCAAGAATATGAAAGCAGAGCTAAATAAAGTTCTTTGGGAAGGAGCTACCATCGACGGGAAAATTTATGGAGTTCCTTCTAACAAAGAAATCGGAGAACAACAAGTATACGTTTTTAACAAAGATTTAGTAGATAAATATAAAATGGATGTTTCTAAAGTGAAAAACTTTAGTGATTTAGAACCTCTGTTGAAAACTATTAAAGAAAATGAACCAAGCATTACGCCGATTGGTGGAAATAAAGACTTTAAACCAGCGTTTCCATACGATTATTTAATTGATAATGCTGTACCACTTCCATTTGCTGTAAATCAGTATGAAGATACTGGCAAAATTGTGAATTTTTATGAACAAGAAGATACGTTAGCTATTCTGAAATCACTGCATAGTTTTTATCAAAAAGGTTATGTAACAAAAGATATTGCTACATCCACGGATCCATGGTCTTATGATAAAGAAAACTGGTTTGTTCGTATTGAAAAATACCAACCATATGCAGAAAGTATTTGGGATAAAAATACTGGTGGTAAATACAAAGTAGTTACACAACCGATTGCGGAAACACCAATTGTTAAAAACAACTCTGTAACAGGTGCAATCCAAGCTGTATCAGTAACTAGTCAACATCCAGAAGAAGCAGTAAAATTCCTTGACCTATTAAATACAGATGAATATTTACGTAATTTAGTTGACAAAGGAATTGAAGGGACTCATTACAAAGAACTAGATGATGGCAAAATTCAAGATTTACCAGCACGTGTAGAACGTTATAGCATGCCAACTTATGCGCTTGGAAATCACTTTATTCTTAAACTATATGAAGATGAGCCATCAGATAAATGGGACCAATTTAAGGCTTTCAACAGAAAATCAGTTGCATCACCAGGTTTAGGTTTCTATTTTGACTCTTCTAAAGTAAGGACAGAAATAGCTTCGATTACGAACGTATGTAATGAATTTGCACCGGCGCTTCTTACAGGAACAGTAGATCCAGAAGAATATACTGAGAAATTCAAATCTAAATTAAATGATGCAGGTATGAAAAAAGTAATGAAAGAAATGCAAAAACAATATGATGAATACCGCGATTCCAAAAAATAA
- a CDS encoding ABC transporter permease, with protein MKKVLSQIRANRIWLFMVLPGLLWFLVFSYLPMFGTIIAFKDYKIDGKGFLSSIMSSDWVGLENFKFLFQTNDAFIITRNTVLYNLVFIIVGLFLGVALAIVFNSLLNKRGAKIYQTGMLFPHFLSWVVVSYFLFSFLSEDSGLVNNILVAFGQDPISWYNDPKYWPFILIMMNVWKGLGYGSIVYLAAIAGIDRTYYEAAMIDGAGKWQQIRHVTIPALTPLMVILTILNVGKIFNSDFGLFYQLPRNSGPLYPVTDVIDTYVYRGLTSLGDMSMSAAAGFYQSIVGFILVLLTNYIVKKINPEYGLF; from the coding sequence TTGAAAAAAGTTTTATCACAAATTCGCGCTAATCGAATTTGGTTGTTCATGGTACTTCCAGGTCTTCTATGGTTCCTGGTTTTCTCATACTTACCGATGTTCGGTACGATTATCGCATTCAAAGATTACAAAATTGATGGGAAAGGATTTTTATCCAGTATTATGAGTAGCGACTGGGTGGGACTTGAAAATTTTAAATTCCTATTCCAAACAAACGACGCTTTTATTATTACACGAAACACCGTTCTTTATAATTTAGTATTTATTATTGTGGGACTATTTCTTGGTGTTGCACTTGCCATTGTCTTTAATAGTTTACTAAATAAACGAGGAGCAAAAATTTATCAAACAGGAATGCTTTTCCCCCATTTCCTATCATGGGTTGTTGTTAGTTACTTCTTATTCAGCTTTTTGAGTGAGGACAGCGGATTAGTAAACAACATTTTAGTAGCATTCGGGCAAGATCCAATTTCATGGTATAACGATCCAAAATATTGGCCATTTATTTTAATAATGATGAACGTTTGGAAAGGCCTTGGGTATGGTAGTATCGTTTACCTTGCTGCGATTGCCGGAATAGACAGGACGTATTATGAAGCAGCGATGATTGATGGTGCGGGCAAATGGCAACAAATTAGACATGTAACTATTCCAGCACTTACGCCATTAATGGTTATTTTAACGATATTAAATGTTGGTAAAATCTTTAACTCAGATTTCGGTTTGTTTTATCAATTACCGCGAAATTCAGGACCACTTTATCCTGTGACGGATGTTATTGATACATATGTATACCGGGGATTAACATCGCTCGGGGATATGAGTATGAGTGCGGCAGCTGGTTTCTATCAGTCGATTGTCGGCTTTATTCTAGTGTTACTCACTAATTACATCGTGAAAAAAATAAATCCAGAATATGGCTTATTTTAA
- a CDS encoding response regulator transcription factor produces the protein MLKIVLVDDEPLILKGLESIIPEFEQAIEIVGTAQNGAVALDLFADQEVDVLLTDIQMPVMDGLELIDAWKKRQPTTKTIVLSGFEDFHYVKRGLSAGIENYLLKPLNEQELKETFIQIEKKQLTDSVIPREEAYYILRDNTIWRWLNLRINKEEWEERLALYDMTLNQNDHAVLIKIQPTKEIIKTEWKQLVEHYREQFPFMLVTPDNEIMIGMTEKQSLSEQILTVQQDIKKQLTNNAFYMFVSERIQDENMYPQAFRQLNRLIPERLVQEAGSLIAYQKRTKHTWRPKRKQHQLAKLLVVNNEKEIKTWISNFFQEWSDHKLESDPHQMLHILNELLVMMAESDPKELSESMGRIAEETSIEGLEAATLTYAIRYYNRKKQTDESKSPIIQNVLSYVTEHFAEGMSLKTLGNDFHINAVYLGQLFQKEMGEHFTDYLNRYRVNYAKEELLQTKDNLTIIASKSGYTDMAYFYRQFKKHTGETPNRYRKIHQ, from the coding sequence ATGCTAAAAATAGTACTAGTTGACGACGAACCCCTTATTCTTAAAGGCTTAGAAAGTATTATTCCAGAATTTGAGCAAGCTATTGAAATTGTTGGTACAGCTCAAAATGGCGCAGTAGCACTAGATTTATTTGCAGACCAAGAAGTAGATGTACTATTAACGGATATTCAAATGCCAGTGATGGATGGCTTAGAACTGATTGATGCTTGGAAAAAAAGACAACCAACAACTAAAACCATTGTTCTCTCAGGTTTTGAAGATTTTCATTATGTAAAACGAGGACTTTCAGCGGGAATTGAGAACTATTTACTAAAACCGTTGAACGAACAAGAACTAAAAGAAACATTTATACAAATAGAGAAAAAACAATTAACAGATAGTGTGATACCAAGGGAAGAGGCATACTATATTTTACGGGATAATACCATTTGGCGTTGGCTGAATTTACGAATTAATAAAGAAGAATGGGAAGAGCGCCTTGCTTTATATGATATGACCTTAAATCAAAATGATCATGCGGTCCTTATCAAAATCCAACCTACAAAAGAAATTATTAAGACTGAATGGAAACAACTTGTGGAACATTATCGAGAGCAATTTCCTTTTATGCTAGTGACTCCAGATAATGAAATAATGATAGGAATGACTGAAAAACAATCGCTATCCGAACAAATATTAACCGTGCAACAAGATATAAAAAAACAGCTTACTAATAATGCTTTTTATATGTTTGTCAGTGAAAGAATACAAGATGAAAATATGTATCCGCAAGCCTTTCGCCAACTTAATCGATTGATTCCAGAACGACTTGTTCAAGAGGCGGGAAGCTTAATTGCTTATCAAAAAAGGACGAAACATACTTGGCGTCCTAAAAGAAAACAACATCAACTTGCAAAGCTGCTTGTTGTAAATAATGAGAAAGAAATCAAAACATGGATTAGTAATTTTTTTCAAGAATGGAGCGATCATAAATTAGAAAGTGATCCACATCAAATGCTTCATATTTTGAATGAGCTACTTGTTATGATGGCAGAATCCGATCCAAAAGAATTAAGTGAATCAATGGGGCGAATTGCGGAAGAAACAAGCATTGAAGGGTTAGAAGCGGCAACATTAACATATGCTATTCGGTATTACAATCGTAAAAAACAAACCGATGAATCTAAAAGTCCGATTATCCAAAACGTTTTATCCTATGTAACAGAACATTTTGCAGAGGGTATGTCACTTAAAACGTTAGGGAACGATTTTCATATTAATGCAGTTTATCTTGGGCAACTGTTCCAAAAAGAAATGGGAGAGCATTTTACGGACTATCTGAATCGCTATAGAGTCAATTATGCCAAAGAGGAATTACTGCAAACCAAAGATAACTTAACAATTATTGCTAGTAAATCTGGTTATACAGATATGGCTTATTTCTACAGACAGTTTAAAAAACATACAGGAGAAACGCCAAATCGATACCGAAAAATTCATCAATAA
- a CDS encoding GntR family transcriptional regulator, which yields MGTKKPLFEVIASEIKDSINRDEYKTGMLMPNETALQEIYSSSRTTIRRAVDLLVDEGLVVRKNGVGLYVQPKLTAQNILEMTGVMKNDTNENLKKEIKDFYVRKAGKFYAEKFGMKENELVYSIKFVQKSEHGVTLDRLILPLSLYPDLQAKDFQIINIIELVNSGKYKLFELEQELQLILAGNEQIKNMHLKENDPVFKLSSIFYAENDVPIAIQYHYEDAESTKYVVDFN from the coding sequence ATGGGGACTAAAAAACCGCTTTTTGAAGTAATTGCTTCAGAAATAAAAGATAGTATTAATCGTGATGAATATAAAACGGGAATGTTAATGCCGAACGAAACAGCCTTACAGGAAATTTATTCAAGTAGCCGAACAACGATTCGCCGCGCTGTAGATTTATTAGTTGATGAAGGTTTAGTTGTCCGCAAAAACGGTGTGGGATTATACGTGCAACCAAAATTAACCGCACAGAATATTTTAGAAATGACAGGTGTTATGAAAAATGATACCAATGAAAATCTAAAAAAAGAAATAAAAGATTTTTATGTTCGTAAAGCAGGAAAATTTTACGCAGAAAAGTTTGGGATGAAAGAAAACGAACTTGTTTACTCTATCAAGTTTGTTCAAAAGAGTGAACATGGTGTCACACTAGATCGCTTAATTTTACCTTTGAGTTTATATCCTGATTTACAAGCGAAGGATTTTCAGATTATCAATATTATTGAGCTTGTTAATTCAGGTAAATATAAATTATTTGAGCTTGAGCAGGAACTTCAACTTATTTTAGCTGGAAATGAGCAAATCAAAAATATGCATTTAAAGGAAAATGATCCTGTTTTTAAATTAAGCAGTATATTTTATGCAGAAAATGATGTGCCTATTGCCATCCAATATCATTATGAAGATGCTGAATCAACCAAATATGTAGTTGATTTTAACTAA
- a CDS encoding carbohydrate ABC transporter permease, which yields MAEQLEAVSEIEQVRGEMEKPAKNKPAKDIIGFGKKMNVAMNIMLAILALICIFPFLYIIVISFSSESSLAANGFQLIPKEWSMEAYEYLWKMKGQLLQSYGITILVTVIGTVCSVAMIALYSYAISRPQFKYRRQFTFIAFFTMLFSGGMVPAYIVMTQFLHLRNSIWAMILPLAMNAFYIMIMRTFFLRSIPEPILEAARIEGAGELRIFLQMVVPLSLPGLATIALFSTLGYWNDWFQASLYIDNPNLVPLQSLLMKIENNLEFMRQNSEIAYTAGAFKSIPQDGAKMAMVVISTLPIAITYPFFQKYFISGLTIGGVKE from the coding sequence TTGGCAGAACAACTTGAGGCAGTGAGTGAAATAGAACAAGTTCGAGGCGAGATGGAAAAACCAGCAAAAAATAAACCCGCAAAAGATATTATTGGTTTTGGCAAAAAAATGAACGTTGCAATGAATATTATGCTCGCTATTCTAGCACTCATTTGTATTTTTCCATTTTTATATATTATCGTTATTTCGTTTTCAAGTGAATCATCTCTGGCGGCAAATGGCTTTCAACTGATACCAAAAGAGTGGAGCATGGAAGCTTATGAATACTTATGGAAGATGAAAGGACAACTCTTACAATCATACGGTATCACCATTTTAGTAACAGTAATTGGGACTGTATGTAGTGTGGCGATGATTGCTCTTTACTCTTATGCAATTTCAAGACCGCAATTTAAATATCGCCGTCAGTTTACGTTTATCGCATTCTTTACGATGTTATTTAGTGGCGGTATGGTACCAGCATATATCGTTATGACACAATTTTTGCACTTACGAAATAGTATTTGGGCAATGATTTTACCACTAGCAATGAATGCTTTTTACATTATGATTATGCGTACGTTCTTCTTACGCTCCATTCCAGAGCCAATACTTGAAGCAGCACGGATTGAAGGTGCCGGAGAACTAAGGATCTTTTTACAAATGGTTGTTCCGCTATCTTTACCTGGACTTGCGACAATTGCACTTTTCTCCACATTAGGCTACTGGAATGACTGGTTCCAAGCGTCACTTTATATTGATAATCCAAATTTAGTTCCATTACAATCTCTGCTTATGAAAATTGAAAACAACTTAGAATTTATGCGGCAAAACTCAGAAATTGCTTATACTGCCGGCGCATTTAAGTCCATACCACAAGACGGTGCAAAAATGGCGATGGTTGTTATTTCTACCTTACCAATCGCAATCACTTATCCGTTTTTCCAAAAATACTTTATTAGTGGACTCACAATTGGCGGCGTAAAAGAATAA
- a CDS encoding GntR family transcriptional regulator codes for MEYKDLSPAVQSEELLRQLIEEKIAEGETGFPSERMLETELGVSRTTLRRSLDTLEKEAVIQKRSRKGIEINQKQTINILKMNSMSSQLPGDQVVEVLSQKIVDGVEEVNQFLELAINRPLFKLVRRRIIDGKPFSYEVSYVDSARFAGIENIDLNNTSLYSVLEDEFGINPTYGREELRFVSANEKLTEALKIPLNTPLFEVVSKAFDQNDEPFEYSKQYLIGNQIKYKINAKNIFDYLEDE; via the coding sequence ATGGAATATAAAGACCTATCGCCAGCTGTTCAGAGTGAAGAATTGTTAAGACAGCTCATCGAAGAAAAGATAGCAGAAGGCGAAACCGGTTTTCCATCAGAAAGAATGCTTGAAACAGAATTAGGGGTTAGTAGAACAACACTTAGAAGATCTCTTGATACGCTTGAGAAAGAAGCTGTTATTCAAAAAAGAAGCCGTAAAGGAATCGAAATTAACCAAAAGCAAACCATTAATATCTTAAAAATGAACTCCATGAGTAGTCAATTACCAGGAGATCAAGTGGTTGAGGTATTATCACAAAAAATAGTGGATGGCGTGGAAGAAGTAAACCAATTTTTAGAACTAGCTATAAATAGACCTCTGTTTAAATTAGTACGGCGCAGAATTATAGATGGAAAGCCATTCTCCTATGAAGTTTCTTATGTAGATAGTGCAAGATTTGCAGGAATTGAAAATATAGATTTAAATAATACATCTCTTTATAGCGTCTTAGAGGATGAGTTTGGAATTAATCCAACTTATGGACGAGAAGAATTGCGATTTGTTTCAGCGAATGAAAAATTAACAGAAGCCTTAAAAATACCTCTAAATACTCCTCTTTTTGAAGTGGTTAGTAAAGCTTTTGATCAAAATGATGAACCGTTTGAGTACAGTAAACAATATCTAATTGGTAATCAAATCAAATATAAAATCAACGCAAAAAATATATTTGATTACTTGGAGGATGAATAA